From Watersipora subatra chromosome 2, tzWatSuba1.1, whole genome shotgun sequence, one genomic window encodes:
- the LOC137388548 gene encoding protein FAM200C-like, with protein MDKSKPFFEAKEKELKRAKLDSTGSFHIQAQAITEASYALSYRIARDKKPHTNGETLVKPCLLECTKIILEDTAAQKIADLSLSDSTVKSRIDDMSADIKRRVIEKIKSSPMFAILLDESTDVASISQLIVFARYVHRETIEEEFLFCSPLTGTNTAADVMNLVSDFFSKEHLDWGKLIGVCTDGAPAMLGCHAGFAQLVKEKNPLVVSTHCFIHRQVLAAKTLPKGLQEHLSSVIKVVNFIKGSALQTRLFHKLCEDMDAVHSSL; from the coding sequence atgGATAAATCAAAGCCGTTCTTTGAAGCTAAAGAGAAAGAACTCAAGCGGGCAAAACTGGATTCCACTGGCAGCTTTCATATCCAGGCACAGGCCATTACCGAGGCATCCTATGCTCTGTCTTACCGTATCGCCAGAGATAAGAAGCCACACACCAATGGTGAAACATTAGTTAAACCTTGTCTGCTAGAGTGTACTAAGATTATTCTCGAAGACACAGCCGCTCAAAAGATAGCTGATTTATCCCTCTCAGACAGCACAGTGAAATCAAGGATCGATGATATGTCTGCGGACATAAAGAGGCGAGTAATTGAAAAGATCAAGTCATCTCCCATGTTCGCCATTCTACTTGATGAGTCCACTGATGTTGCTAGCATTTCACAGCTGATAGTGTTTGCACGCTATGTACACAGGGAGACAATTGAGGAGGAATTTTTGTTCTGCAGTCCTCTAACAGGGACCAACACAGCTGCTGATGTTATGAACCTGGTTTCCGACTTCTTCAGCAAAGAACATCTGGACTGGGGCAAACTAATTGGAGTTTGCACTGATGGTGCTCCAGCCATGCTTGGCTGTCATGCTGGATTTGCACAGTTGGTAAAAGAAAAGAATCCTTTAGTGGTGAGTACCCATTGCTTCATTCACAGACAAGTGCTAGCAGCAAAAACTCTTCCCAAAGGATTGCAGGAGCACCTTTCTTCAGTGATTaaagtagtaaactttatcaaaggCTCTGCCTTGCAAACACGTCTCTTCCACAAGTTATGCGAAGATATGGATGCTGTGCACTCATCACTATAA